One Pongo abelii isolate AG06213 chromosome 12, NHGRI_mPonAbe1-v2.0_pri, whole genome shotgun sequence DNA segment encodes these proteins:
- the REG1B gene encoding lithostathine-1-beta: MAQTNSFFMLISSLMFLSLSQGQESQTELPNPRISCPEGTNAYHSYCYYFNEDPETWVDADLYCQNMNSGNLVSVLTQAEGAFVASLIKESSTDDSNVWIGLHDPKKNRRWHWSSGSLVSYKSWDTGAPSSANAGYCASLTSCSGFKKWKDESCEKKFSFVCKFKN; the protein is encoded by the exons ATGGCTCAGACCAACTCATTCTTCATGCTGATCTCCTCCCTGATGTTCCTGTCTCTGAGCCAAG gccAGGAGTCCCAGACAGAGCTGCCTAATCCCCGAATCAGCTGCCCAGAAGGCACCAATGCCTATCACTCCTACTGCTACTACTTTAATGAAGACCCTGAGACCTGGGTTGATGCAGAT CTCTACTGCCAGAACATGAATTCAGGCAACCTGGTGTCTGTGCTCACCCAGGCGGAGGGTGCCTTCGTGGCCTCACTGATTAAGGAGAGTAGCACTGATGACAGCAATGTCTGGATTGGCCTCCATGACCCCAAAAAG AACCGCCGCTGGCACTGGAGCAGTGGATCCCTGGTCTCCTACAAGTCCTGGGACACTGGAGCCCCGAGCAGTGCTAATGCTGGCTACTGTGCAAGCCTGACTTCATGCTCAG GATTCAAGAAATGGAAGGACGAATCTTGTGAGAAGAAGTTCTCCTTTGTTTGCAAGTTCAAAAACTAG